TATACCCATCCTCATTGAGCATTTCCTGCGTATCCACAACGAGGCGCGGCCTTACCCGTTGACAATTTCCGAAGAAGCCATGGTGCTGCTGTGGGAATATGACTGGCCGGGTAACGTGCGCGAGCTAGAAAACACCATCGAGCGCCTTTCGGTACTGGCCGATTCGCCCATGGTGAAGCCCGCCGACCTGCCCGGCAACATATCGGCCTTCCTGCCGCAGAAAAAGATTCCCCGAACGCAGCTCAACGATGACGGGCTCGATCTTAACGCGGCCGTCAACGAGTTCGAAAACAGGCTCATCGACGAGGCCCTGCGCCGCACCAATGGCAACAAGCAGGCCGCCGCGCGTTTGCTCGGGCTCAAGCGCACCACCCTGGTGGCCAAGCTGCGACGCAACCGCGAAGACAACTACGAAGCTCCGACAAGCTACGCGTACTGAGGAAGACGATGAAAGGTGAAAACTATCCCGCTGACGTGAAACAGCCTGCCCCGAACCCCGAAGGCTACCCGGTTATCCTGGTCGTCGACGACGACGCATCGGCCATGGAAGCGGTCGTAAAACTTCTGTCGCGGCGTGGATTCTACATGATTACTGCAGCCGACGGCATGGAGGCTCTCGAGGTTCTCGATACGCGCGACGACGTCGAGGTGGTGGTAATGGACGTAATGATGCCACGAATGACCGGCCTCGAAGCCTGTCACCACCTGCGCGGCAAGCAGCGCACAGCGAGCATCCCCATCATCCTGCTGACCGGCTGCGACGACGTGGCCACGCGCTCGGCCGGTATGAAACTGGGCGTGAGCGAGTTTCTCTGCAAGCCCTTTACACACCACGAGCTGATGGACCGCATAAACGCGCAGCTGCACGCGCGCGAAATCTCTCGTCAACTGGCCAGCGCCGAAGACAGACTGCAAGCGGGCTGAATTCAGCGCAGTGCGGGGTTCAAGCGCTCGTCGTTGTAAGCCTTGTACTGCCGATAGAGCTGGAACCTGCGGCGTCCCTGCCGACAATCACTGAGCAACTGCTGCAGGCAGTCGGCGAGATCGCCGCGCTGCCTTATGAGCACTTCCAACTTGCCGGCACACTCGCGGCCAAGCTCCGGGTCGTCATCGCGGGCCGCGTTAAGGCCCATGTGGTGGATCTTCAACGACAGTATCGACAGGCGGTCTATCATCATGCCGGCGGTCTCGGAGTGCAGGGGTGCCGACGCCTCCAGGGAGTCGGCCAGGTCGGCCAGGAGAAATTCGTCTATCAGCTCCACGCGATCGTTTCGG
Above is a genomic segment from Candidatus Binatota bacterium containing:
- a CDS encoding response regulator; this encodes MKGENYPADVKQPAPNPEGYPVILVVDDDASAMEAVVKLLSRRGFYMITAADGMEALEVLDTRDDVEVVVMDVMMPRMTGLEACHHLRGKQRTASIPIILLTGCDDVATRSAGMKLGVSEFLCKPFTHHELMDRINAQLHAREISRQLASAEDRLQAG
- a CDS encoding DUF4254 domain-containing protein, translating into MSLDIDVVAVHDRALGQWYAPAGAPGELAPGEELLSLVLAQHSCNFGLWNLEDEARRRDVDDSVIAEVKRQIDGWNQRRNDRVELIDEFLLADLADSLEASAPLHSETAGMMIDRLSILSLKIHHMGLNAARDDDPELGRECAGKLEVLIRQRGDLADCLQQLLSDCRQGRRRFQLYRQYKAYNDERLNPALR